The genomic DNA TGAAAAAGACTGAAACTCAGTCAGACGGCGGGATCAGAAAATAGGTAAGATAGTGGAGACTGATAAAAATTCCAAACCGTGAGGTGCTTTCAACGCCAAAAACCCCTGCTTTACCTTCCTGCGATTACCGCACACCGCATCCGGATTCCTTCTTGACGCATCCCCATCTCCCTGCTGCTGAGATAATTCCAGCCGATGGCAGATCCATTTTTCCATTGACATCCCAAATGAAAAAAATTATCCAAAAAATGAACGATGTTTATTTTTTACTTTTTAGCAATCACGATCTGATCCAAAGTTCCCCGCTTTGAATTTTGGCGTGGTGGTCCAAAACAGTGGCCCGAAGCCCTGTGAGTTTGCGTACGCTGAAAAACCGGATCAATGGCATTTTCAGGTGCGCCCCAGGCAGATGACTTCCCATCCCAAGGGTGGGTCACGACCCGGCCATCGGGTTTTCCCCACAGTTAAGAACGGCCGTCGCAACAGCGAACGGCTGACCGATCAGCCCATGCTATTTAACCCCTAACACAAGGAGGAGGTTTATGAGGCCATTGATAAGATTGCTGTCGGTGGTCATCCCCCTGGGGATGCTTTGTCTGGCGGCGACCGCCTTCGGTGAAACGCCGTTCACCAAGGAGTCCGTTGTCAGTCAGCGATGTTCGGCCTGTCACAAGCCCGATCCCCAAGGCCAGTTGGAGGTTATCGAGGAGACCCGCAAAACGCCCGAAGAGTGGCGTGTTGTGGTCAACCGCATGATCCGGCTGAACAGCGCGCCCCTTGGCGATGCGGACTTCGACCCGGTCATCAAGGAACTCAGCCGGCATCTTGGCCTGACCCCCGCGGAGATGGCCAAGGTGGCCTACCTGAACAGCGATGAGAACAGCCAGTACCGCGAAATTCCCCAGGGCGAACTGGAGGAGCGCATCTTTGCCGCCTGCGTGCGCTGCCACACCTACGGCAAAATCGCCTCCCACCGCATGACGCCGGCCCAGTGGAAGGAAAACCGCAACCTGCATCTCGGCTACTACCCCACCACCATCCCCCAGATGCGGGAAATGGACTGGGCCAAGGAATCCGAAGAATTGATCGAACCGCTCGCCAAACTCTTCCCCTTCGACACCCCGGAGTACCAGGAATGGATGAAAAGCCGCAAAGAAATCGATTTGAGCGGCAGCTGGCAGGTGGCCGGTTACCAGCCCGGTTTCGGCTATTATGAGGGCGAGTATGTGTTCAAGCCCCAGCCGGCGGGCGGGGGCGATGAGTATTTGGTCGAGAAAACGGTTCGCTATCAGAACGGCAGCCAACTCAAAATGGCCGGCACGGCGATTCTTTACGGGACCTTCCACCTGCGCTACGCCCTGGCGCCGACTCCGTTGACCGGCCGCATTGAAGGGGTATTCGACCTCGACCCGGCGGAAGGGGGGTTTTCCGGGAAATGGTGGACCCTGGTTCAAGACAACAATGCCTATGGCAATGAGAAGTTCCACCGCAGCGATGCTGCCGCCAGAATTTTTGCCGCCTTCCCCCAGGCACTTCAGATAGAGGAGGGCGATCAGACCCTGACCTTAATCGGCGTCAACCTACCCCAAAACATCACGGTGGCGGATCTTCAGTTCTCCGATCCGGCCGTCACGGCGAAGCATGTCGAAGGCACGGCATCCAAAATCGTCTGCCAACTTCAAGTCGGTGCCGCCGCCGCCACGGGGACGGTTACCGTCAAGGTCGGGGAAACGGCATACGCCGATAACCTCATCCTTTTCGATAAAATCGATGGGATCAAGGTCTTTCCTTCCCTGGGGCGCGCGCGGGTCAGCTGCGGCGCTGCCTATCCCCCCCAGGGGGTGCAGTTTGTTGCCCGCGGTGTCCACTTCGGCGCCGACGGTCAAGCCGGCACGGCCGACGACCTGATGCTGGAACCCGTCGCGGCTGAGTGGGCGCTGGAGGAGGAGAAAACCCGGGAGAACGACGACGATCTCAAATTCCTGCAGACGTCGGTGGTCAACGGCCTCTTCACGCCGGTGACGACCTACGGCCCGATCGAGGAGAGGGTGCAGCATCGGGAAGGGGTTGGCCTGATTGCCATCAGCGCCTCGGCTACCATCGACGGCCGGGTGCTCACGGACCGCGCCCTGCTTGCCGTAACCGAACCCGATTTCATCACCCACCTCAAGTAGGACGCCGCCATGCAGCGCTTCAAGTTCGCGGAAAACCGTATTTTCTCCGTAGACGGGCATCCGTTTCTCTTTTTGACTGAAGAGAACGCCATTTTCGAAATGGCTGCAGACCTGGAGGCGTTCGTGAAGGGGGCGACTCCCCTGAGGCCGCAACCCCTGTCCCAGTTGATGGACCGATTGGGGGGGACCGAGGCCGAAAAAAGGGAACTGGTGAACGCTCTCCTGAAGGGACGGGTCCTGGTGCCGGAGGCGGCTGCGCCGACCCCGATGGCATCTCCCGATCCGGCGGCCATCGATCTGCCCCTGCAAACCCTGGTGCTGCATGTCACCGAGGCCTGCAATCTGGGCTGCCTTTACTGCTATCACGGCGTTAGCGGGCAGGGCGTCGGTCCCACCCGCAGCATGCGACTGCCGGTCGCCCACGAGGCCGTGGATTTTCTCTTCGCGCATTCCGCCGACTTGCCCGAGGTGGTGCTGGTCTTTTTCGGCGGTGAGCCTTTTTTGAACTTCGGGCTGATCCGCGACGTCGTCGGCTACGCCCGGGAAAAAGCCGCCGCCAAGGGCCAGCGGGTCCAGTTCGCCGCAACCACCAACGGGACGCTTCTCACCCCGGAAATCATCGACTTCATCCACGCCAACCAGGTGGGTGTGACCGTCAGCCTGGACGGCTTTGAGCAGATCCAGGACCGCTACCGTCCTTTCCCCGACGGCAGCCCCTCCTACCGGGCGATTTTGCCGGGGGTCCGCCGGCTGCTGGCGCACCCCCTGGCCAAGCCGACGGTGGCCCGGGTAACCGTCTGCCGGGAGCCTTTCGCGGTGCCGCAAATTCTGGATCACCTGCTGTCCCTTGGGTTTGCCGAGGCCGGGTTTGCGCCGGTGACCAGCGAGAACCCCGAATACCAACTGGATGCCGACGGCATGCACGCCCTTCTGGAAATCTTCAAACTCCTGGCCCAGAGGTTTCTGGAATTTGCCCGCCGGGAGGAATTTTTTGGTTTTACCAATTTGGTGGATATGCTGGTGACGCTGCATGAGGGTGAGGTCAAAAACTACCCCTGCGGTGCTGGGCTCGGCCTGTTTGCGGTGGCGCCGGATGGTCGGCTGTTCCTCTGCCAGCGTTTGACGGGGGAAGCATCCCTTGCAATGGGGGATATCCACCGCGGCTTTGATCGTCCAAGGATCGCGGCGTTCAGAAAAAAAGCCCGTCTGTCGCAGAAAACGGTTTGCAGCACCTGCTGGGCCCGCAAAATCTGTGCGGGCGGCTGCTACCATGAGGCTCTGGTTCGGGAAGGTAGCGTGCAGCAGCCGAACCTGCACTACTGTGAGTGGATTAAACGCTGGATCGAAACCGGCATTCAGGTATACGGCCGACTGGCATCCAGCCAACCGGAATATCTGGACAAGCTCTCGCTTTTAAGAGGCCACGGAGCACCTGTCCAACCAATGCTTTAGGTCAAAGGAGGCCGTTATGGAAAAGAAAAAGTTAAACGCGGTAAACAAACGTGCCAAAGAGCTGGAAGCGCGCGCCGAACAGCCGGAAGAAGCGGATGTCTTCGGCCTGAGCGAGGATGTGATGACGGGCATGCCCATCGGCTGCACCACCATTTTCGATACGGGCTGGGAAACCAACCCGCGGCCCGAAACGCCCATGGGCAACTGCGTCTCCAGTGCCCGTGATTGGACCAGCTGCTCCGGGCCCTGCTGGTGGCCGGCGCAGACGCCGGACAACATCACCAACCATCCGGATTTTCAGAACCAGTGCCGGGCCATCGAGAGGGATTGGAGAAATCTGAACTTCGTTATCAAAAAATAAGAAGGGAGGATCGCACCATGCGGCACACAAAAAATCGCGTCATCACGGCCCTTTTCTTTCTGGCCGCCATCCTGCTGTGGGGCTTGCCCGCAGCGGCCAAGGATTTCATCTATGCGCCGACCAGCAACGAACTGGTGGTCATCGACTGCGAGACCGACACCATTGTGGACCGGGTGAGCTACAATGACTACATCATCCACGCGGCGTTTTCACCCGATGGAAAACGTTACTACCTCAACACCTTTCACGATATTTACGTCATCGACACCGACACCAACAAGCTGGTGGAAACCTTCAAGTTCTCATCCGAGCTGAACAAAGTGACCGTGCTGGGCTTTGCCGTCTCCGAAGACGGCGCCAAACTCTATTTGAGCTGCACGATCGTCAAGAAAAAGCAGAACGTGCCGAAGCTCAACGTGCTGCCGCCTCAACTGGTGGTGTTCGACGTCAAATCCGGCAAAATGGAGAAAAACTACCCGA from Desulfobacteraceae bacterium includes the following:
- the peaA gene encoding quinohemoprotein amine dehydrogenase subunit alpha; amino-acid sequence: MRPLIRLLSVVIPLGMLCLAATAFGETPFTKESVVSQRCSACHKPDPQGQLEVIEETRKTPEEWRVVVNRMIRLNSAPLGDADFDPVIKELSRHLGLTPAEMAKVAYLNSDENSQYREIPQGELEERIFAACVRCHTYGKIASHRMTPAQWKENRNLHLGYYPTTIPQMREMDWAKESEELIEPLAKLFPFDTPEYQEWMKSRKEIDLSGSWQVAGYQPGFGYYEGEYVFKPQPAGGGDEYLVEKTVRYQNGSQLKMAGTAILYGTFHLRYALAPTPLTGRIEGVFDLDPAEGGFSGKWWTLVQDNNAYGNEKFHRSDAAARIFAAFPQALQIEEGDQTLTLIGVNLPQNITVADLQFSDPAVTAKHVEGTASKIVCQLQVGAAAATGTVTVKVGETAYADNLILFDKIDGIKVFPSLGRARVSCGAAYPPQGVQFVARGVHFGADGQAGTADDLMLEPVAAEWALEEEKTRENDDDLKFLQTSVVNGLFTPVTTYGPIEERVQHREGVGLIAISASATIDGRVLTDRALLAVTEPDFITHLK
- a CDS encoding SPASM domain-containing protein, which gives rise to MQRFKFAENRIFSVDGHPFLFLTEENAIFEMAADLEAFVKGATPLRPQPLSQLMDRLGGTEAEKRELVNALLKGRVLVPEAAAPTPMASPDPAAIDLPLQTLVLHVTEACNLGCLYCYHGVSGQGVGPTRSMRLPVAHEAVDFLFAHSADLPEVVLVFFGGEPFLNFGLIRDVVGYAREKAAAKGQRVQFAATTNGTLLTPEIIDFIHANQVGVTVSLDGFEQIQDRYRPFPDGSPSYRAILPGVRRLLAHPLAKPTVARVTVCREPFAVPQILDHLLSLGFAEAGFAPVTSENPEYQLDADGMHALLEIFKLLAQRFLEFARREEFFGFTNLVDMLVTLHEGEVKNYPCGAGLGLFAVAPDGRLFLCQRLTGEASLAMGDIHRGFDRPRIAAFRKKARLSQKTVCSTCWARKICAGGCYHEALVREGSVQQPNLHYCEWIKRWIETGIQVYGRLASSQPEYLDKLSLLRGHGAPVQPML
- the qhpC gene encoding quinohemoprotein amine dehydrogenase subunit gamma, yielding MEKKKLNAVNKRAKELEARAEQPEEADVFGLSEDVMTGMPIGCTTIFDTGWETNPRPETPMGNCVSSARDWTSCSGPCWWPAQTPDNITNHPDFQNQCRAIERDWRNLNFVIKK